The Erigeron canadensis isolate Cc75 chromosome 4, C_canadensis_v1, whole genome shotgun sequence genome window below encodes:
- the LOC122594867 gene encoding replication factor C subunit 1 has translation MQPDIRKWFMKQHDKGNDNGNSPKSAKPALAIPGKVPTAKDAAPSSVKSVQGGQESSGRRRTSKYFANEKQKEEDVTEVSGVAAKRKVQQSSADVKPPPVKKAYIINNDDDDDDFVPSKTGKSSVESTPSKKLKSGSGKGVPRATAKESDDADVVDDVPTPKSAGRGRGRRGGSVGGRSTKVDLDEVDDDDDAKEVKSGGRGRGGRGGSSAAGGGRGGGRGGFMAFGERKDPPHKGEKEVPEGSSDCLAGLTFVISGTLDSLEREEAEDLIKRYGGRVTGSISKKTNYLLCDEDIGGRKSAKAKELGTRFLTEDGLFDMIRASNRSKVATKEDNKKQVDKIAATQPKASPQKAVNKTYEPPVKGKATTHAGPGVSPAKRKKQIVGSSLPWTEKYKPKVPNDIIGNQSLVKQLHDWLTHWNDNFLNGASKGKGKKQSDSGAKKAILLSGTPGIGKTTSAKLVSQMLGYQTIEVNASDSRGKADAKIEKGIGSSTANSVKELVSNQSLSVDMNHTKHPKAVLIMDEVDGMSAGDRGGVADLISSIKISKIPIICICNDRYSQKLKSLVNYCLLLSFRKPTKQQMAKRLAQIASSEGVQVNEIALEELAERVNGDMRMALNQLQYMSLSMSNIKFDDIRQRLLSSSKDEDISPFTAVDKLFGYNAGKLRMDERFDLSMSDPDLVPLLIQENYINYRPSALGKDENGVKRMNLLARAADSIASGDIINVQIRRYRQWQLSQSSSLTSAIIPAALLRGQREILAQGERNFNRFGGWLGKNSTMGKNYRLLDDVHVHLQSSLQFNLGRSTLCLDYLSLLLKHMTDPLKMLPKDEAVEKVVEFMDTYSINQEDFESLVLMSKFQGHPNPLDGVQPAVKSALTKAYKIGSKSRVIRTADMITLPGIKKAPKKRVAAMLEPVDDGPGEEGDATAENEENNSDAEDLEGTDEGEEKPKVDINSLSSKGIQIQTESKATGTKRAPAGRGRGGGAASSSKRKR, from the exons ATG CAACCGGATATTAGAAAGTGGTTCATGAAGCAACATGATAAAGGAAACGATAATGGCAACTCACCAAAGTCTGCAAAACCCGCACTTGCAATACCAGGAAAAGTGCCGACTGCTAAAGACGCCGCACCATCATCTGTGAAATCT GTACAAGGAGGTCAAGAAAGTTCAGGGAGACGGAGAACGAGTAAATATTTTGccaatgaaaaacaaaaagaagagGATGTCACCGAAGTATCTGGAGTTGCAGCGAAAAGAAAGGTACAACAGTCTTCGGCGGATGTAAAGCCTCCACCTGTAAAGAAGGCGTACATTATAAataatgacgatgatgatgatgattttgtacCTTCCAAGACTGGAAAAAGCTCTGTTGAGTCAACTCCGAGTAAGAAACTGAAAAGTGGATCAGGTAAGGGGGTTCCTCGTGCGACTGCGAAAGAAAGTGATGATGcagatgttgttgatgatgtCCCGACTCCTAAATCTGCTGGAAGAGGTCGTGGTAGAAGAGGTGGGTCAGTTGGCGGAAGAAGTACAAAGGTAGACCTTGATGAGGTTGATGATGACGACGATGCTAAAGAGGTTAAGTCTGGTGGTCGTGGACGAGGTGGAAGGGGTGGTTCATCGGCGGCAGGTGGTGGAAGGGGTGGTGGACGTGGCGGTTTTATGGCTTTTGGTGAAAGAAAAGATCCTCCTCATAAAGGAGAAAAGGAAGTTCCTGAAGGCTCTTCTGATTGTTTAGCTGGTTTGACTTTTGTCATCAGTGGTACACTTGATAG TTTGGAAAGAGAAGAGGCTGAAGATTTGATTAAACGCTATGGTGGCCGTGTTACCGGATCAATTAGCAAGAAAACG AATTACCTCTTATGCGATGAAGATATTGGGGGAAGGAAGTCAGCAAAAGCAAAAGAGCTAGG tACACGCTTTCTTACCGAGGATGGGCTGTTTGATATGATTCGTGCATCTAATCGTTCAAAAGTTGCCACTAAAGAAGACAATAAAAAACAAGTGGACAAGATTGCTGCTACTCAACCAAAGGCCAGTCCTCAGAAAGCAGTAAATAAGA CTTATGAACCTCCTGTCAAGGGTAAAGCTACCACACATGCTGGTCCAGGTGTTTCTCCAGCTAAGCGGAAAAAACAAATTGTTGGCTCTTCATTGCCATGGACGGAGAAGTACAAACCAAAAGTTCCAAATGACATTATAGGGAACCAGTCACTG GTGAAGCAGCTTCATGATTGGTTAACTCATTGGAATGATAATTTTCTGAATGGTGCCAGCAAGGGGAAGGGGAAAAAGCAGAGTGATTCAGGGGCAAAGAAGGCAATACTATTAAGCGGTACACCTGGCATAGGGAAGACTACATCCGCAAAGTTGGTTAGTCAGATGCTTGGTTACCAGACTATTGAG GTTAATGCCAGTGACAGCCGTGGAAAGGCTGATGCCAAAATTGAAAAGGGAATTGGTAGTAGTACTGCTAATTCCGTAAAAGAACTCGTCAGTAATCAATCCCTGAGTGTTGACATGAATCA CACGAAGCATCCAAAGGCGGTGCTGATTATGGATGAGGTTGATGGTATGTCTGCTGGAGATAGGGGTGGCGTGGCTGATCTAATTTCCAGCATCAAAATATCCAAAATTCCTATAATTTGTATATGCAATGATCGATACAGTCAGAAGTTAAAGAGCCTTGTCAATTACTGCTTACTCCTAAGCTTCCGCAAACCAACAAAACAACAG ATGGCAAAGAGATTGGCACAAATTGCCAGTTCAGAAGGTGTTCAAGTAAATGAG attGCGCTTGAGGAACTTGCTGAAAGAGTTAATGGAGATATGCGCATGGCTCTGAATCAATTGCAATACATGAGTCTTTCCATGTCCAACATTAAGTTTGACGACATAAGACAACGACTTCTTAGTAGCTCCAAGGATGAGGATATATCTCCCTTTACAGCAGTTGATAA GCTCTTTGGTTACAATGCTGGTAAATTGAGGATGGATGAGCGGTTTGATCTTAGCATGAGTGATCCAGATCTAGTACCTCTTCTTATACAG gaaaattatattaattacaggCCAAGTGCGCTTGGAAAAGATGAAAATGGGGTCAAGAGAATGAACTTACTTGCACGTGCTGCTGATTCCATTGCAAGTGGGGATATAATCAATGTACAAATAAGAAGATACCGTCAATGGCAGCTGTCTCAAAGTAGTTCTCTTACGTCTGCTATAATCCC GGCTGCTCTGCTGCGTGGACAAAGGGAAATACTTGCACAG gGTGAACGGAACTTTAACAGATTTGGAGGGTGGCTTGGAAAGAACTCTACAATGGGAAAGAATTACAGGCTCCTTGACGATGTGCATGTTCATCTGCAATCATCTCTACAATTCAACTTGGGCAG GTCAACCTTGTGCCTTGATTATCTATCTCTTCTTCTAAAACACATGACTGATCCACTGAAGATGCTTCCTAAGGATGAAGCTGTTGAAAAGGTTGTGGAGTTTATGGATACATACTCCATTAACCAGGAGGACTTTGAGTCGCTGGTGCTTATGTCTAAGTTTCAG GGGCATCCAAATCCACTGGATGGTGTTCAGCCTGCTGTGAAGTCTGCATTAACAAAAGCATACAAGATAGGAAGCAAGTCACGTGTGATTCGTACGGCAGACATGATCACACTTCCAGGCATTAAAAAAGCTCCAAAGAAACGAGTCGCAGCGATGCTAGAACCAGTAGATGATGGTCCAGGGGAAGAGGGTGATGCCACTGCagaaaatgaagaaaacaaCTCGGATGCAGAGGATTTAG AAGGTACAGACGAGGGAGAGGAAAAGCCAAAAGTGGACATTAACAGTCTTAGTTCCAAAG GAATTCAAATACAAACGGAGTCAAAGGCTACAGGCACAAAGAGGGCCCCTGCAGGTAGGGGAAGAGGGGGCGGTGCTGCTAGTTCTTCCAAACGAAAAAGGTAG